The following DNA comes from Paenibacillus crassostreae.
ATCATTTTTAAATAATCTAATTAAAAATCTAAGGAGTGAAACGAATGTCAGTTGATGTTAATCTTAGTTTTAATGGGAATACTCGTGAAGCCGTTGAGTTTTACGCAGAGGTTTTTGGGATAGAAAAAACCCATTTTATGACCTTTGGAGAAACCCCCTCTCATCCAGACTATCCGCTTCCTGAAGAAGCCAAAAATTTAGTTATGCTCTCAAGACTTAATATTGAAGGAAGCAATGTAATGTTCTCTGATGTTTATCCAGGTTCGCCATTTATTGCCGGAAATAATATAAGCCTTTCCTTAGTTAATGCTGACATGGATGGAATTAAAGCTGCATTCGATAAACTTAAAGTAGGCGGCACTGTAGTCATGGAGCTTCAAGAAACCTTTTGGTCCAAATTATACGGTGGCTTAATAGATAAATTCGGGATTACTTGGCAGTTTAGTTACGATGATGGTTCCAAGAACATGTAATTTTAAATATACACGGAACAAATATTAAAGGATATAGAACTTTTCTTAGTTAAGAAAAGACTCTATATCCTTTATGATTGTTGAAACAGACATATATATTTAAGCTTCAACTTAGCTCAATTGAAATTAATTCATACAGAGCGTTCACATTACATCCAATTGTGTCGGCGATAGATATTGCGATTTTACACATTCGTAGGAAACAATTATCGTGATAAAGAGAGGGTAGTATGAAATGCTGTTACAGAGAGAGTTAGTCATACGGTTTCTAAAATATAGTGTCGTCGGTTGTATTAGTATTGGTATATATTTCCTTTTTGTTTTTATTTTTATAGAAAGATACCAATGGGATCCTGTAGCTGGATCTGCAGCTGCTTTTATCTTTATGACGCTAGTGTCGTTTTTTATAAACGTTCGTTATACGTATGGAAGTAGTTTTACCCATCAGAGATTCTTTCGTTTTTTAGTGGTGTCGCTAGTTGGATTCTCATTGAATTTCTTCCTAATGTTTCTCATCGTTCACATTCTTTCTTTTCATTACTTAATGGGTGAGTTGGTAACAATTTTGATAATTCCGATAGTCAACTTTCTATTAAATAATTATTGGACTTTTCAAGCAGAATAAATAAGGTAGCTTATTTAATCACTTCGTAACATAACCGTAGAGATCCGCTTGTCTCGTAGTGCTGTGTTCGCAGGAGCTTTAAATCTTTTCTACTTGAGATGTTTTTCAGATACCTATGGCCACTTCCAAGGATAATAGGGTGAACGATCATACTAAATTCATCAACCAAGCTAGCATTTAGCAGGCTTTGTACCAGATCGGCACTTGCCGGGATAACGATATCGCCATTAAACTCCTTTTTAAGCTCGACCAATTTCGCCTCCACATCGCCGGATAGAAGCGTGATCGTATCTTTGTAATCACCCCACTTCACATCACACTCACGATTGCGAGTTGCCACATACTTGTGGGTCTTGTTCATGGCATCAGCCCAATCTCCCTCTTGAAAGGGCCAGTAGGTGGAGAATCCTTCATACGTGACTCGACCCATTAAGAGTGCTTCAGCCTGCTGAAACATAATCAGATTATTCATGGTCGCATCTATGACACCTGGCATTGCCCAGCTAACCATATTATCTTCATCACCCTTCGGTCCTGTAAAAATACCATCCAAAGTGCAGCTTACTGACGCTATTACTTTTCCCATTTTATCAATCCTCGCTTTATTCTAGGGCTGACCCAAAAGTCATTATTTATGATTTTTGGGTCAGCCCTTCTTTTCCTCATTGTAGTAAGAAATGAATTACGCTTGGTGTGTTTCTGGATCTTCCATATGAAAGACTTCCCATATGTGTCCGTTAATATCTTGGAAGCTCCAACTGTACATATAACCTAAATCCTGTTGGTCATTCGACGGAGTTCCACCAGCAGCAAGGGCCTTATTTACAATCTCATCCACCTGTGCACGGCTGTCAACAGCTAGGGCGATGAGCATTTCTGTGTATTTTGTTGCATCGACCAGTTCCTTCTTGGTGAACGATTGAAAAAACGGTTCCACGAGCATCATGGCATAAGTACTATCGTTGATAACCATGCTAGTGGCATTATCGTCTGTGAATTGCATATTGAACTCGAAGCCAACTTTCGTGAAGAAATCCATCGTTTTTTTCAAATCCTTAACGGGCAAATTAATAAATGTTTTGCTTGGTTGGAATGCCATTCTGAATCACCTCGTAGATTATTATAACTTTACAAATATAAAGTAAAATTATTAACTTAAGAATAAAATTTAATTTAACTAATGTCAAGTAGTATTTGACTTAAAATATATTAAGTTTAAAAAAAGACCGAGTGTGGAGTACACTCGGTCTTCGGTCTAGATAGCTATCGATTTCACTCGGCTGAATTGCGAAATATTTTTTCGCTGATCTGTGTAAGAAAAGCCATCCATTGTTCTTGAAATTGTTTGTCGGTAGGATCCATCCCAGTTATCATATTTGTTGCATCAGCGAAGACCAGCGGATAGGTGGTTAAGCTGGTAATTGCTAGAGTCAGCAAGGCAGGATCTAAGTCTTCGGGAACAAGTCCAATTTCTTGTTTAGCTTTTAAATCTTCGACGTAGGATTGAAGGACTTGCTTTCTAATGGTTTCTCTTTGAGGATTTTTGGGTTGGTCTTCAAGCGCTTCCCATGCCGTAAACTTTTGGAAATCCATCCGATATTCAATATTTACCCTTAAACGGTGCTCTGCTAGGAGGGCAGGATTTGTTGGAGTTTGCAAAGTAATTGGCTGATGTTGGCTATATAAGTTATCCATCACTGCTTCGAAAATATCATCTTTTCCCTTGAAATAATGATACAACAATTGCTTTTTGACATTCGCTCTTGTAGCGATTGATTCAATTCGAGTAGCAGAGAACCCTTTTGAGAAAAATTCTTCTCTTGCTGCATCAAGTATCTTTTTACGCGTACGTTCCGCGTTTCGAATCTCACCCAATTTTTCATCTCCATTACGTTGTTCTGTAATGAAACTATATAAGTTAATTTACTATGAGTCAAGTTAGGGGAACGTTCTTAGTGATTACTGAGAGTTGAGGTTAGTGATTTTAATGTTTTTTGAATGTTGCGAAAAAAGGAAAGGTTATTTTATACTAAACGTAGAAAGGGGGCGATAGGATGGCAAATCACATTGCCAGAGTAAGTATCTACTCATGCGAAGCCTAATAATAGGGCGATACTTTGTATGGGGAGAACAGTTGTTGTTAACATGGTCGCCCAAGAGAGCATATATCGTTTCTAATACTGGGCTTTGCAACTTATTTTCTTGTCAACAAAAAATAAGGAGCTGTTTAGTAATGGTTAACCCATTCATTAGAAACAATCAATATAACTTAATCAAGAAGCAGGTTGGTCTGTTGCAACATGCTTGTAACACCGTTTCTGATCCGAAAGTGATCGAAGCGGTTAGATATAGTGCACAATCCAAAATTATTGATGCGTTACCGGGTATAACAGAGTTTCAAAAACAAATGTTAGAGAACATTTCGACGTTAAATACGTCTGGAGAATTTCATCAATATTTGCGTTCATTGGAACCTTATATGGAGGAATTTAAACAGGTATCAGAAAAGCAGATTATTAAACTATTTCCTAAAATAAAAAAAATGAAGGTTCCCGATTTAACCGAAATCGATTACCGGTATATGACCTACCTTGGCTGGAACGATATCGCATTGAATAAATTGTTTCTCGTTTATTATCTTAACGGGAAGCTCGTTGGTGTAGAAGGCAAGTGTACCCCTGCGAATAAGAAAGGCTTTTGCCTTTTTTGTAAAAGATATGAAGAGGTGGCATTTTTATCAGTGATTACGAAATCGAAACCGGCTAACGCTACTCCTGATTACTATAAGGCAATTGGTAACTATGTGTGTGTGAACAGTGAAACCTGCAATAAGAACATCACAGATGTTTCCGCATTGGAGAAATTCATTCATAATAGTTGGTGAGGAAGCATGAATCATAATGGGTTCAAGTAATTTTCTCAATCGTGTGAACATCAATTATTAAATATCTAATATCAGATTTTGAAAATCCCCCACAATTGGCCGGCACCCTCTCCGAAAGGAGAGGATACACGGATAAAAATGGGGGATTTTTTGTGATCAAGGAAATGAAGGGTCAGTGGTATTCCACTCTTATGGTAAGCATACATTAGAAGGAAAAGCCGGACGGGCTGCCATGCCATACCAATAAGGATGATACCTAGTGAAAAGAAATAGAGAATACATATTTAGTGGATTATTTCTGCGTCGATTGCTGATGAGAAGTATCTTCATTTTCGCAGGATCTGTCATCCAGGGGTTTGCCATGGGTGTATTTCTGTTCCCTCATTCCATCCCTTCGGGAGGTGGGGCAGGTATAGCGGTATTACTGAATTATTTATTCCATATTCCAATAAGTATTGGTTTATGGCTTTCAAATTTTGTATTTCTAATCTCTTCTGTTCATTATCTCGGGAAGGTCAGTGCCATCGGGACAATCATAACGATAACTATTACCTCCGTTTCAGTGAATGTCTTTGATGTATATTTGACTTCACCATTTACGAATTTATGGATTGATCTCTTGATGGGCTCTATGGTACTTGGCTGTGGTGTTTCCATACTTTTAAGACAAGGTGTTTCAAATGGCGGAATCGGGTTTGCTGCATTAGCGATTGCGAAATATAAGAATGTTGACCCTGCAAAGGTTTTATTTTGGCTGAATGGTGGAATCATTATTATTGCTGCATATGTTATTGATTGGTTTATAATTATTCAGGCCATTATTTGTCAGGGGATTTCAACGAGAATTGTTAGTAGGTTATATAATACTTCTTTCGGGGAAAATCAAACTTTCACAATAGCGTGGCGTAAGAAGAAATGATCACATCACTATAAAAGTGAGATGTTTGCATACTTTAACTTCAAACAGAGCATCATAATTTATGTGAATAAAGTGACTTAATTCTTACAACAGTGAAGAGATGTTCCATGTTTTGGAATGTCTCTTTTCGTTCTGTCCATATTACAAACACCGAAATCACCAGCAAGAGGAGCCTATAACTGATGGAGAAAACAAAATCGCGGAAGTTAAATATTACATTCAATAGTGATATAACCATATCAGATTCGACAGAAATAAAAGAAAAGGATTCAAAGAAAGGAAATGATTCTAAAGGACGGATTTGGGAATATATTGCGATCTCGACGATCCCTATCGTACTTGTATTTGGTAATTCGATGTTGGTGCCAGTACTCCCTGAAATACAGAGAGAGCTTGAAATAAGCAAATTTCAAAGTAGCTTGATTATATCTATTTTCTCATTAGCTGCTGGGATCTTTATTCCGGTTATCGGTTATTTATCCGACCGTTTCGGCCGAAAAGTTATTATTATTCCAGCATTAATTATTTATGGGGGAGCAGGGATACTTGCTGGCTTCGGGGCAGTATGGGATTCTTATGTCGTTATTATTATTGCCAGGGCGATACAGGGAATGTCTGCAGCAGGTACAGCGCCGATTGCCATGGCATTAGTAGGTGATTTATATAAAGGTGGTACAGAAAGTAAAGCATTAGGATTAATCGAAGCTTCTAATGGGGTTGGAAAGGTTCTTAGTCCAATTATTGGCTCATTGCTTGCTCTAATCGTATGGTATGCATCCTTTTTCGCCTTTCCTATCTTTTGTGCGCTGTCATTATTGGCCGTGATTTTTTTAATTAAAGAACCGAAACACAATCAAAAGCAAGAATTAAAGGCGTATATTCACAAGCTTCGTCAAGTTTTCAGTGAAAAAGGTAAATGGCTAATCACTTCGTTTTTTGCTGGTTCGTTGGGACTTTTTATTTTGTTTGGTGTACTTTTTTACTTGTCTAATATCCTTGAAGAGAAACCGTACAACATACAAGGGGTACGAAAAGGCTTAATATTAGCAATACCATTGCTCGGCATGGCTATCACATCTTATACGACAGGTAGTCTGATTAAGAAAAAAGGAACTTTGATGCGCGTGCTTATGAATGTAGGATTAATAGCTATGACCGTCGCCCTTGGTGCTACGATATTTTCTTTTAAGAATATTTATGTATTTATTGGATTGTTAACGATCAGTAGTATCGGAACGGGATTGCTCCTTCCATGCTTAAATACGATTATCACAGGAGCCGTACAGAAAAGTGAACGCGGTATGATCACATCTTTGTATAATAGTTTACGGTTTCTAGGTGTAGCAGTAGGACCACCACTATTCGGTTGGATGATGGATAAATCTGATCGTCTAGTCTTTATCACGGTATCTGCATTATCTTTTATCACGCTAGGATTAGTGTTCTTTATGATTAAACCTCCAGCTAAATTGTCGGAATAATGGGGCAAATGGGTATCAGATTGTTAAGGGCTTATAGGCACATGCAAATGAAAAACGCATAGGATATCTTATCAATTGAAGTTGCAAAATTTATAAAGGAATTGAGGAGATCTCAGATGAAAGGTTCCCGATGTACAGCCTGGCCCCAAGAGTTATCTGACCCCAGTGGACTTCGTAAAGAGTCTACAACTATAACCGACAATGGTAATGTACTACAAGTCACTGACCGTGGTCACACAATGGTCATTGATAAAGGGTTAGGTAGAAACTCATTTATCGATTTAATAGAAACAGCATCACACTATATTGATTGTGTGAAATTAGGATTTGGTACGGCCCCACTTTATAATGATGAACTGCTGACTTTTAAGATTAATTTAGCCAAAAAACACGGTATTATCGTTATTCCAGGCGGGACCCTGTTGGAGGCAGCTGTGCAGCAAAATGTAGTACCAGAATTCTTCAATACGATATGTAATCTTGGTTTTAATGGAATTGAAGTATCCGATGGTACGATTGAGCTATCCCGCTGGAAACGTACAGAGCTAATTCAGGAAGGAAGAAATCGTGATCTTCAGGTGTATACAGAGTATGGTAAGAAATTATCAGGATCAATTATTGATGCTGAACTTCTTGCACGAACTCTTGAAATTGATCTGAATGCAGGAGCAAAATTAATAACAGTTGAGGCTCGTGAATCGGGTGTTGGTGTTGGTATTTTTGATGATAAAGGCGAATGTAGAGTGGATATTCTCGACGCTATACTCCAATTTATCCCTGACACAAAACAACTGATGTGGGAAGCACCACTTAAACATCAACAGGTCATGTTTTTGCGCAAATTCGGGTCTGACGTAAACTTGGGGAACATTCCAACAAGTGAAATTCTTGCTCTTGAAACGATGAGACGTGGTTTACGTCAA
Coding sequences within:
- a CDS encoding TetR/AcrR family transcriptional regulator is translated as MGEIRNAERTRKKILDAAREEFFSKGFSATRIESIATRANVKKQLLYHYFKGKDDIFEAVMDNLYSQHQPITLQTPTNPALLAEHRLRVNIEYRMDFQKFTAWEALEDQPKNPQRETIRKQVLQSYVEDLKAKQEIGLVPEDLDPALLTLAITSLTTYPLVFADATNMITGMDPTDKQFQEQWMAFLTQISEKIFRNSAE
- a CDS encoding GtrA family protein, whose amino-acid sequence is MLLQRELVIRFLKYSVVGCISIGIYFLFVFIFIERYQWDPVAGSAAAFIFMTLVSFFINVRYTYGSSFTHQRFFRFLVVSLVGFSLNFFLMFLIVHILSFHYLMGELVTILIIPIVNFLLNNYWTFQAE
- a CDS encoding VOC family protein; protein product: MAFQPSKTFINLPVKDLKKTMDFFTKVGFEFNMQFTDDNATSMVINDSTYAMMLVEPFFQSFTKKELVDATKYTEMLIALAVDSRAQVDEIVNKALAAGGTPSNDQQDLGYMYSWSFQDINGHIWEVFHMEDPETHQA
- a CDS encoding VOC family protein codes for the protein MSVDVNLSFNGNTREAVEFYAEVFGIEKTHFMTFGETPSHPDYPLPEEAKNLVMLSRLNIEGSNVMFSDVYPGSPFIAGNNISLSLVNADMDGIKAAFDKLKVGGTVVMELQETFWSKLYGGLIDKFGITWQFSYDDGSKNM
- a CDS encoding MFS transporter → MEKTKSRKLNITFNSDITISDSTEIKEKDSKKGNDSKGRIWEYIAISTIPIVLVFGNSMLVPVLPEIQRELEISKFQSSLIISIFSLAAGIFIPVIGYLSDRFGRKVIIIPALIIYGGAGILAGFGAVWDSYVVIIIARAIQGMSAAGTAPIAMALVGDLYKGGTESKALGLIEASNGVGKVLSPIIGSLLALIVWYASFFAFPIFCALSLLAVIFLIKEPKHNQKQELKAYIHKLRQVFSEKGKWLITSFFAGSLGLFILFGVLFYLSNILEEKPYNIQGVRKGLILAIPLLGMAITSYTTGSLIKKKGTLMRVLMNVGLIAMTVALGATIFSFKNIYVFIGLLTISSIGTGLLLPCLNTIITGAVQKSERGMITSLYNSLRFLGVAVGPPLFGWMMDKSDRLVFITVSALSFITLGLVFFMIKPPAKLSE
- a CDS encoding phosphosulfolactate synthase; amino-acid sequence: MKGSRCTAWPQELSDPSGLRKESTTITDNGNVLQVTDRGHTMVIDKGLGRNSFIDLIETASHYIDCVKLGFGTAPLYNDELLTFKINLAKKHGIIVIPGGTLLEAAVQQNVVPEFFNTICNLGFNGIEVSDGTIELSRWKRTELIQEGRNRDLQVYTEYGKKLSGSIIDAELLARTLEIDLNAGAKLITVEARESGVGVGIFDDKGECRVDILDAILQFIPDTKQLMWEAPLKHQQVMFLRKFGSDVNLGNIPTSEILALETMRRGLRQDTFEFGVKASQDKEFVYMI
- a CDS encoding YitT family protein, with protein sequence MKRNREYIFSGLFLRRLLMRSIFIFAGSVIQGFAMGVFLFPHSIPSGGGAGIAVLLNYLFHIPISIGLWLSNFVFLISSVHYLGKVSAIGTIITITITSVSVNVFDVYLTSPFTNLWIDLLMGSMVLGCGVSILLRQGVSNGGIGFAALAIAKYKNVDPAKVLFWLNGGIIIIAAYVIDWFIIIQAIICQGISTRIVSRLYNTSFGENQTFTIAWRKKK
- a CDS encoding FusB/FusC family EF-G-binding protein, with translation MVNPFIRNNQYNLIKKQVGLLQHACNTVSDPKVIEAVRYSAQSKIIDALPGITEFQKQMLENISTLNTSGEFHQYLRSLEPYMEEFKQVSEKQIIKLFPKIKKMKVPDLTEIDYRYMTYLGWNDIALNKLFLVYYLNGKLVGVEGKCTPANKKGFCLFCKRYEEVAFLSVITKSKPANATPDYYKAIGNYVCVNSETCNKNITDVSALEKFIHNSW
- a CDS encoding dihydrofolate reductase family protein, with product MGKVIASVSCTLDGIFTGPKGDEDNMVSWAMPGVIDATMNNLIMFQQAEALLMGRVTYEGFSTYWPFQEGDWADAMNKTHKYVATRNRECDVKWGDYKDTITLLSGDVEAKLVELKKEFNGDIVIPASADLVQSLLNASLVDEFSMIVHPIILGSGHRYLKNISSRKDLKLLRTQHYETSGSLRLCYEVIK